The following are encoded in a window of Bradyrhizobium guangdongense genomic DNA:
- a CDS encoding amylo-alpha-1,6-glucosidase: MAAEAVTKIISVSQTVESVSEQAFYIPMTGPAARPRRSLKHDDTFIVLDSHGDIGASAGGPDGLFNHDTRYLARLELVLDDLQPLLLGSNLRDDNSGLTVDLTNPDIYREDRLVLQKDLLHIVRTIFLWRGTAYQRIGLQNHGEQRASFELTLLFDNDFADLFEVRGERRPRRGTGTSKLLGPTDVLFEYRGLDDTERTTGLHFDPRPTRLSVNAATWQLELDPHEAKSLFVAVSCNRPVGEKPARFFRGLLAHRREMRQSTNGAASIETSNNIFNEVLCQAMADLNMLMTETPQGRYPYAGIPWYSTTFGRDGLITALQMLWVDPRVAKGVLRRLAHFQAKAVDPLADAAPGKILHEMRGGEMAALREVPFSQYYGSVDSTALFVLLAGRYFERTGDEQTLIELWPAIEAGLAWIDGPGDPDQDGFVEYQRATEKGLANQGWKDSYDAIFHADGKLAEGNIALAEVQGYVYAAKQLAARCALKLGKPDLAGKLEAEAKALAERFEQAFWCEELGTYALALDGNKRRCEVRTSNAGQVLFSGMIRQDRARLVAADLMRPHFFSGWGIRTVARGEVRYNPMSYHDGSIWPHDNALIALGLAHYGLKHSVAHVFKGLFDAATYMDLRRLPELFCGFRREKRRGPTLYPVACAPQAWASATPFTLLEAALGIEFDVPRCEIRLRNPHLPAFLNEVILRDLCLGESSVDLRVSRHGHDVALEVLRTRGRIQVSIVLAH; the protein is encoded by the coding sequence ATGGCAGCCGAAGCCGTCACCAAGATCATTTCGGTATCGCAGACGGTGGAGTCCGTCTCGGAGCAGGCCTTCTACATTCCGATGACGGGCCCCGCCGCGCGGCCGCGGCGGTCGCTCAAGCACGACGACACCTTCATCGTTCTCGACAGCCATGGCGACATCGGCGCCTCGGCCGGCGGGCCCGACGGTCTGTTCAACCATGACACGCGCTATCTGGCGCGGCTGGAGCTCGTGCTCGACGATCTGCAGCCGTTGTTGCTCGGGTCCAACCTGCGCGACGACAATTCGGGATTGACGGTCGATCTCACCAATCCCGACATCTATCGCGAGGACCGTCTCGTCCTGCAGAAGGACCTGCTGCACATCGTGCGCACGATCTTCCTGTGGCGCGGCACGGCGTATCAGCGCATCGGGCTGCAGAACCACGGCGAGCAGCGCGCAAGCTTCGAGCTGACGCTGCTGTTCGACAATGATTTTGCCGATCTGTTCGAAGTGCGCGGTGAGCGACGGCCTCGCCGCGGGACCGGCACCAGCAAGCTGCTCGGACCGACCGACGTGCTGTTCGAATATCGCGGCCTCGACGACACCGAGCGCACCACCGGCCTGCATTTCGATCCGCGTCCGACGCGGCTCTCGGTCAATGCCGCGACCTGGCAGCTCGAGCTGGATCCGCACGAGGCCAAATCGCTGTTCGTCGCCGTCTCCTGCAACCGGCCGGTCGGAGAAAAGCCGGCGCGCTTCTTCAGGGGGTTGCTCGCCCACCGCCGAGAGATGCGGCAGTCCACCAACGGCGCGGCGAGCATCGAGACCTCCAACAACATCTTCAACGAGGTGCTGTGCCAGGCCATGGCGGACCTCAACATGCTGATGACGGAGACGCCGCAGGGGCGCTATCCCTATGCCGGCATTCCCTGGTACTCGACGACGTTCGGCCGCGACGGGTTGATCACCGCACTACAGATGCTGTGGGTCGATCCGCGGGTCGCCAAGGGCGTGCTGCGGCGGCTCGCGCATTTCCAGGCCAAGGCGGTCGATCCGCTCGCCGATGCCGCGCCAGGAAAGATCCTGCACGAGATGCGCGGCGGCGAGATGGCGGCGCTGCGCGAGGTGCCGTTCTCGCAATATTACGGCAGCGTGGATTCGACCGCCTTGTTCGTCCTGCTTGCCGGTCGCTATTTCGAGCGCACCGGTGACGAGCAGACGCTGATCGAGCTGTGGCCGGCGATCGAGGCGGGGCTTGCCTGGATCGACGGTCCCGGCGACCCCGACCAGGACGGTTTCGTCGAATACCAGCGCGCCACCGAAAAGGGCCTCGCCAACCAGGGCTGGAAGGACTCTTACGACGCGATCTTTCACGCCGACGGCAAGCTTGCGGAAGGCAATATCGCGCTTGCGGAAGTCCAGGGTTATGTCTACGCCGCCAAGCAGCTCGCCGCGCGATGCGCGTTGAAGCTCGGCAAACCCGATCTCGCCGGCAAGCTCGAGGCGGAAGCCAAGGCGCTGGCCGAACGCTTCGAACAGGCGTTCTGGTGCGAAGAGCTCGGTACATACGCGCTCGCGCTCGACGGCAACAAGCGCCGGTGTGAGGTCCGCACCTCGAATGCCGGGCAGGTGCTGTTCAGCGGCATGATCCGCCAGGACCGCGCCCGCCTCGTTGCCGCCGATCTGATGCGCCCGCACTTCTTCTCGGGCTGGGGCATTCGCACCGTCGCGCGCGGCGAGGTGCGCTACAATCCGATGTCGTATCACGACGGATCGATCTGGCCGCACGACAACGCGCTCATCGCGCTCGGGCTCGCGCATTACGGGCTGAAGCACTCGGTCGCGCACGTGTTCAAGGGCCTGTTCGATGCCGCAACCTATATGGATCTGCGCCGGCTGCCGGAATTGTTCTGCGGCTTCCGCCGCGAGAAGCGGCGCGGTCCGACGCTTTATCCGGTCGCCTGCGCGCCGCAGGCCTGGGCCAGCGCGACGCCGTTCACGCTGCTGGAAGCGGCGCTCGGCATCGAGTTCGACGTCCCGCGTTGCGAGATTCGCCTGCGCAATCCGCATCTGCCGGCGTTCCTGAACGAGGTCATCCTGCGCGATCTGTGCCTCGGCGAATCCAGCGTCGATTTGCGCGTCAGCCGCCACGGCCACGATGTGGCGCTGGAGGTTCTGCGCACGCGCGGCCGTATCCAGGTGTCGATCGTGCTGGCGCATTAG